A window of the Capricornis sumatraensis isolate serow.1 chromosome 9, serow.2, whole genome shotgun sequence genome harbors these coding sequences:
- the MACIR gene encoding macrophage immunometabolism regulator encodes MEVDVNGESRSALTTLPLPVAEASSPGKAEAEKPRCSSTPCSPMRRTVSGYQILHMDSNYLVGFTTGEELLKLAQKCTGAEESKGEAVPSLRSKQLDVGLARSSRLYKTRSRYYQPYEIPAVNGRRRRRMPSSGDKCTKSLPYEPYKALHGPLPLCLLKGKRAHSKSLDYLNLDKMNIKEPADTEVLQYQLQHLTLRGDRVFARNNT; translated from the coding sequence ATGGAAGTCGATGTTAATGGCGAGTCCAGAAGTGCCCTGACCACCCTGCCCTTGCCCGTTGCGGAGGCCAGCTCCCCGGGCAAGGCGGAGGCGGAGAAGCCCCGCTGCTCCAGCACGCCGTGCTCGCCCATGCGCCGGACTGTGTCAGGCTACCAGATCCTCCACATGGACTCGAACTATTTGGTTGGCTTCACGACTGGTGAGGAGCTCCTGAAGTTAGCCCAGAAGTGCACAGGAGCTGAGGAGAGCAAGGGAGAAGCCGTGCCTTCCCTGCGCTCCAAACAGCTGGATGTGGGACTTGCTCGTTCCTCTCGTTTGTACAAAACCAGAAGTAGGTACTACCAGCCCTATGAGATTCCAGCTGTCAACGGCAGGAGGCGGAGGCGGATGCCCAGCTCAGGAGACAAGTGCACTAAATCTTTACCGTACGAACCTTATAAAGCCCTCCATGGGCCTCTGCCTCTTTGTCTTCTTAAAGGTAAGAGGGCTCACTCCAAATCTCTGGACTACCTCAATCTAGATAAAATGAACATCAAGGAGCCAGCTGACACAGAAGTGCTACAGTACCAGCTTCAACACCTAACCCTCAGAGGGGACCGTGTGTTTGCTAGGAATAATACATGA